A single window of Ornithorhynchus anatinus isolate Pmale09 chromosome 3, mOrnAna1.pri.v4, whole genome shotgun sequence DNA harbors:
- the CHST1 gene encoding carbohydrate sulfotransferase 1 has protein sequence MQCSWKAVLLLALASIAIQYTAIRTFTARSFPSCPVPSPANCSPGLSEPEAAERLCDEGPTPPYNFSRKTHLLILATTRSGSSFVGQLFNQHLDVFYLFEPLYHVQSTLIPRLAQGRSPSDRRVMLGASRDLLRSLYDCDLYFLENYIKPPPVNHTTDRVFRRGASRALCSPPVCAASGPPATPPLEEGECVRRCGLLNLTLAAEACRERGHVAIKTVRVPEVGDLRALVEDPRLNLKVIQLVRDPRAILASRSETFRDTYRLWRVWDGTGRKPYNLDVTQLTTVCEDFWNSVSAGLSRPPWLKGRYMLVRYEDLARHPGRKTGEIYDFLGIPLDSHVERWIQNNTRGDGASAKHKYGTVRDSAATAEKWRFRLSYEIVTFAQHACRQVLAQLGYRLATSEEELRNLSVSLVEDRDFHPFL, from the coding sequence ATGCAATGTTCCTGGAAGgccgtcctcctcctcgccttgGCCTCCATCGCCATCCAGTACACGGCCATCCGCACATTCACGGCCAGGTCCTTCCCCAGCTGCCCGGTGCCCAGCCCGGCGAACTGCAGCCCGGGGCTCTCGGAGCCCGAGGCGGCTGAGAGGCTCTGCGACGAGGGCCCCACCCCGCCCTACAACTTCTCCCGCAAAACCCACCTGCTCATCCTGGCCACCACCCGCAGCGGCTCCTCCTTCGTGGGCCAGCTCTTCAACCAACACCTGGACGTCTTCTACCTGTTTGAGCCCCTGTACCACGTGCAGTCCACCCTGATCCCGCGCCTGGCGCAGGGCCGCAGCCCCTCCGACCGCCGGGTCATGCTGGGCGCCAGCCGTGACCTGCTGCGCAGCCTGTACGACTGCGACCTCTACTTCCTGGAGAACTACATCAAGCCGCCCCCGGTCAACCACACGACGGACCGCGTCTTCCGCCGCGGGGCCAGCCGGGCCCTGTGCTCCCCTCCCGTGTGTGCGGCCTCGGGCCCCCCGGCCACCCCGCCGCTGGAGGAGGGCGAGTGCGTACGCCGCTGCGGCCTCCTCAACCTGACGCTGGCCGCCGAGGCCTGCCGGGAGCGCGGCCACGTGGCCATCAAGACCGTCAGGGTGCCCGAGGTCGGCGACCTGCGGGCCCTGGTGGAGGACCCCCGGCTCAACCTGAAGGTCATCCAGCTGGTGCGGGACCCCCGCGCCATCCTGGCCTCCCGCAGCGAGACCTTCCGGGACACCTACCGGCTCTGGCGCGTCTGGGACGGCACGGGCCGGAAGCCCTACAACCTggacgtcacccagctgaccaccGTCTGCGAGGACTTCTGGAACTCGGTGTCCGCCGGCCTGAGCCGGCCGCCCTGGCTCAAGGGGAGGTACATGTTGGTGCGCTACGAGGACCTGGCCCGCCACCCCGGCAGGAAGACCGGGGAGATCTACGACTTCCTGGGCATCCCCCTGGACAGCCACGTGGAGCGCTGGATCCAGAACAACACCCGGGGCGACGGCGCCTCTGCCAAGCACAAGTACGGCACCGTGCGCGACTCGGCCGCCACGGCCGAGAAGTGGCGCTTCCGGCTGTCCTATGAGATCGTGACGTTCGCCCAACACGCCTGCCGGCAGGTGCTGGCCCAGCTGGGCTACAGGTTGGCCACttcggaggaggagctgaggaacctGTCCGTCAGCCTGGTGGAGGACCGAGACTTTCACCCCTTTTTGTGA